CGGGAGAGGAGGTTTTCACGCGCAGACGGGCAATGGCATCGTTGATCGCCTGCTGTTCCAGCGCCTCATCCAGGGTGGAAAGCCGCTGGCTGAACTGGTCCAATGCCGCCAGGGTGATGTTTTTGCCCACCCCCATCAGCGGCACAATGCCGTCTTTTTTACGATCTTCCGGCACCATCGCGATGCCATGCGCAATGGCGTCCCGGCAGTCACGGATGTGTACTTTTTTGCCGTTGAGGGTGATGTCGCCCTGCCAGCGACCGGGCCAGACGCCAAACAGGCACTGGACGGTTTCGGTGCGCCCAGCCCCCACCAGCCCGGCGATACCCAGAATTTCACCGCGTTTCAGGCTGAAAGAGACGTTATTTACCCGGCGGATATGGCGATTGACGGGATGCCAGGCGGTCAGATTTTCCACCTGCAAAATGGTCTCGCCGATATCATGCGGCGTGTGGGGATAGAGCGCGGTCAGCTCGCGTCCCACCATCATGGTGATGATGTCATCCTCACTCAGGCCAGCCGCCGCACGCGTGGCGATATGCTGTCCATCGCGGATCACACAGATGGTGTCCGAAATCGCTTTGACCTCGTTGAGTTTGTGCGAGATATAAATGCAGGCGATGCCATGCTCGCGCAGGTTTTTGATGATGCTGAGCAGCACCTCGGTTTCCTGCTCGGTCAGTGAGGATGTGGGTTCATCGAGGATCAGCAGGCGCACCTGTTTATTCAGGGCGCGGGCAATCTCCACCAGCTGTTGCTGGCCCAAACCCAGTTCACCCACGCGCGTGTCGGGCGAAACATTCAGTTTGACCCGCTCCAGCAGCTGCTGGCAGCGCAGGGTCATGGTTTCGTCATCCACCATGCCGTAGCGCCCCAGTTCAGCACCAAGGAAAATGTTTTCCATCACCGTCAACTGGCGCACCAGCGCCAGCTCCTGATGGATAATCACAATCCCTTTGCGTTCGGTATCGCGGATAGTCTGTGCCTGGATTTCATCGCCAGCAAAATGGATACTGCCGTCAAAGTCCCCGTGCGGGTAAAGCCCGCACAGGATCTTCATCAGTGTCGATTTTCCCGAGCCGTTTTCGCCGCACAGCGACATCACTTCACCCGCTTCCAGCCGCAGGCTAACGTCATCCACCGCTTTCACCGCGCCGAAGCGCTTAGTGATATGGTTCATTTCCAGCAACATCGACATCTCTCCTTCGCGGGCTGCGCTTAGAGTTCGCTTTGCTTATGGAAGCCGTCTTTGACAACGGTGCTTTCGATATTGCTTTTGTTGACCGGGATTGGCGTCAGCAGGCGTGACGGCACATCTTTCAGGCCATTATTGAGTTTGCCGTTGCTGGCCGGGGTCTGACCGTTGCCCAGTTCAACCGCGATTTTGGCGGCTTCGGTGGCAAGCTGGGTGATGGGTTTGTACACCGTCATGGTTTGCGTACCATTCATGATGCGTTTGATGGCGGCCAGGTCGGCATCCTGTCCGGAGATCGCCACTTTACCCGCCAGGCCCTGTGCGCTCAGCGCCTGAATCGCACCACCTGCGGTGGCATCGTTCGACGCCACAACCGCATCAATATGATTGCTGTTGGCGGTAAGGGCGTTTTCCATAATTTTCAGCGCATTTTCTGGCAGCCAGGCATCAACCCACTGATCGCCCACCACTTTGATACTGCCGTTATCAATATAGGGTTTTAACACCTTCATTTGTCCGGCGCGGAACAGACGCGCGTTATTATCAACCGGTGAACCCCCCATCAGGAAATAATTCCCTTTTGGCACCTGCTGCACAATACTTTCGGCCTGAAGTTCGCCCACTTTTTCATTATCAAAAGAGATATAAAAATCAATATCGGCGTTATTTATCATGCGGTCATAGGCCAGAACTTTAATGCCTTCACGCTTCGCTTCCGCTACCACGTTACTTAATACCTGGCCGTTATAAGGGATGATTACCAATACATCGACGCCGCGGTTGATCATATTTTCAATTTGCGACATCTGGGTTTCTTCGTTGCCGTTGGCGGACTGGACAAACACGGTCGCCCCCAGCGTTTCCGCCTGTTTCACGAAGATATCACGGTCTTTCTGCCAGCGTTCCAGACGTAAATCATCAATCGCCATACCGATTTTCACTTCTTTCGCCACGCCAGCGTGGCTTATCAGGGCCAGCGCCGCGCAGACGGCTAACAACGTTTTTTTCATGTTCATGGTGTTCATCCTGTAGGGGTGGAGGCTGTTTTCGTTGTTTAGAGTTTGAGGCTATGAACAGGGCGGTTGAATTGTTGACCTGAGATTCCGGCAACATCAATTACTGATTTTTATCCAGCTATTACGTTTTTTGGTTTATTTGCGATTTTTTGAGCGCGATCGATATTTGGCGGTTTTCAGAGGAATGGATTGCAAGGCAGCTGCGAGAAGGCATGCAATGAAAATAACGACATTATTTTGCGAGCTGACGCACAAATAATAATTATCTTAAGTTAAGTGTGAAATATCGTAATTGAGAAGCGGCATAACGCATTACCACAATAATGGCTCAAAGCTGACCACTCGGGTCCTCATGCTAAGGAGCAAAAAATGCACGCCTATTTCGACCAGCTTGATCGCGTTCGTTATGAGGGAGCCGCTACCCGCAATCCTCTGGCGTTTCGTCATTACAATCCTGATGAAGTGATTCTCGGTAAAACCATGGCGGAGCATCTGCGTTTTGCCGCCTGCTACTGGCATACCTTCTGCTGGAACGGCGCAGATATGTTTGGTGTCGGTGCCTTTGATCGCCCCTGGCAGAAGAATGGTGATGCACTCGAACTGGCGAAACAGAAGGCCGACGTGGCTTTTGAGTTCTTCCATAAACTCAACGTACCTTATTACTGCTTCCACGATGTTGATGTCTCGCCGGAGGGCGATTCGCTGAAAAGCTATCGCGAAAACTTTGCGGTGATGACCGATAAACTGCTGGAAAAACAGCAGGAAACCGGTGTGAAACTGTTGTGGGGCACCGCCAACTGCTTCACCCATCCGCGTTACGGCGCAGGCGCAGCCACCAGTCCGGACCCGGAAATTTTTGCCTGGGCCGCCAGCCAGGTGTGCAGCGCCATGCAGGCAACGCAAACCCTCGGCGGTGAAAACTATGTGTTGTGGGGCGGTCGCGAAGGCTATGAAACCCTGCTGAATACCGACCTGCGCCAGGAACGTGAGCAGATTGGCCGCTTTATGCAGATGGTGGTGGACCATAAACATAAAATCGGTTTCCAGGGCATGTTGCTGATCGAGCCGAAACCACAGGAACCGACCAAACACCAATATGACTACGATGTGGCGACGGTATATGGCTTCCTGAAGCAGTTTGGGCTGGAGAAAGAGATTAAAGTTAACGTGGAAGCTAACCACGCCACGCTGGCGGGCCACTCCTTCCACCATGAAATTGCCACTGCCATTGCGCTGGGGATTTTCGGTTCGGTGGATGCCAACCGTGGCGATATCCAGTGCGGCTGGGACACCGACCAGTTCCCGATCAGCGTGGAAGAGAATGCGCTGGTGATGTACGAAATCATCAAAGCGGGCGGATTTACCACCGGCGGCTTAAACTTTGATGCCAAAGTCCGGCGTCAGAGCACCGATAAATATGACCTGTTCTACGGCCATATTGGCGCGATGGATACCATGGCGCTGGCGCTGAAAGTGGCGGCGCGGATGGTCGCGGATGGCGAGCTGGATAAGCGTGTCGCACAGCGTTACAGCGGCTGGAACGGGGAGTTTGGTCAGCAGATCCTCAAAGGGGAATTTTCCCTCGCCTCGCTGGCGGAACATGCCGGGCAGCAGCAATTTAATCCGCAGCATCGCAGCGGACGCCAGGAGCAGCTGGAAAACCTGGTGAATCACTACCTTTTTGATTTTTAACCCTTCGGGAGATCAGCATGGTTATCGGGATCGATTTGGGCACCTCCGGCGTCAAGGTGGCATTGCTGGATGCGCAGGGGCAGGTGGTTGCCGTCACAAGCGCACCGTTGCAGGTGTCGCGCCCGCATCCGTTATGGAGCGAGCAGGATCCCGAAAGCTGGTGGCTCGCCACGGATCAGGCAATGCAGGCACTGGCGCAACAGCATGATTTAAGCGGCGTGCAGGCGATTGGGCTGAGTGGCCAGATGCACGGTGCCACCTTGCTGGATGCCCGGTTTCGGGTACTGCGTCCGGCGATTCTCTGGAACGACGGACGCAGCGCTGAGCAATGCCGCCAGCTGGAGCAGCAGGTGCCGGAGTCACGCACCATCACCGGCAACCTGATGATGCCGGGCTTTACTGCACCCAAGCTGCTGTGGGTGCAGCAACATGAACCTGAGATCTTTGCGCAGGTCGCTAAGGTCTTACTGCCCAAGGATTATCTGCGCTGGCGCTTAAGCGGCGATTTTGCCACCGATATGTCGGATGCGGCCGGGACCCTGTGGCTCGATGTAGCGAAACGCGACTGGAGCGATAAATTACTCAACGCCTGCGGGCTGGATCGTCACCAGATGCCACAGCTGTTTGAAGGTAACCAGGTGACCGGTACATTGCAGCCAGAGATTGCCCAACGCTGGGGAATGCAGCCGGTGCCGCTGGTGGTGGGTGGCGGTGATAATGCTGCGGGAGCGGTGGGCGTCGGTATGGTCGAGCCGGGGCAGGGTATGCTGTCGCTCGGCACTTCGGGCGTCTATTTCCTGGTGAGCGATGGCTATCTCAGCAATCCACAGCGGGCGGTACACAGTTTTTGTCATGCGCTGCCGCAGCGCTGGCATTTGATGTCCGTGATCCTTAGCGCGGCCTCCTGTCTGGATTGGGCGGCAAAACTCACTGGCTGTGAGGATGTGCCGCAGCTGCTATCCGAAGCCGAACAGGCGCGCAGCGATGTTTCACCCGTATGGTTCCTGCCTTATCTCTCCGGCGAGCGGACACCGCATAACAACCCGCAGGCGCAGGGGGCATTTTTCGGCCTGACGCATCAGCATGGCAGGCCGGAGCTGGCGCGTGCGGTGCTGGAAGGGGTGGGATTTGCCCTGGCGGAAGGAATGGATGCGGTACATGAATGTGGTGTGCAACCACAAACGGTGATGCTGATTGGCGGCGGTGCGCGCAGTGCTTACTGGCGGCAGATGCTGGCAGATATCAGCGGCCTGACGCTGGATTATTGCCACGGCGGCGAAGTGGGACCTGCGCTGGGTGCGGCACGGCTGGCGCAGCTGGCGGTTGCTCCCGACAGCGTGTTGCCAATGCCGGAACTGGCGCAACGTCATCAACCGGATGCGGCCAGACATCGGGCCTATCAACCGCAGCGTGAAGTCTTTGCCCGCCTATATCAGCAACTGCAACCGCTGATGTCCTGATAAGTCAGAGCAATGGCCGGAATTGGCATGGGTCAGGCGATAAAGTCAGGTAAGATAGACTCTGGCGTAGCGGCGCGATTTATCGCGCATGTCTTTGGCAGCAAGTGCCCAGCCCGAAAAGACGCGCCGTTACGGTTTGATGCGAGATCTACCACCGGAGTCTGGCCATGCCGCAACCCGTGTTCTTTCTGACTCTGCCTGGGGTGATGGTGCTCGATCTCACCGGTCCGGCAGAAACTTTCCAGCTGGCTGGCGGCCACTTCGTGCTGCACTATATCGGGCCGCAGACCAGCGTCACCTGTTCCACCCAAATGACCATCAGCGACATCGCACCACTGCCCGAGCGCTTGCCTGCCGACAGTCTGCTGGTGGTGCCGGGTGTGCACGATTCTCGTACCTGCTACGACACCCCCGCCGCCGCCATTGCGCGTGACTGGTTACGCCTGCAACAGGCGGATATCCAGGCTCAGCGTATCACCCTGGTGTGCGTCTGTTCCGGTTCGCTGCTGGCAGCACAAGCCGGATTGCTGGATGGCGTGCAGTGCACCACGCATCATGACGTGTTACCCCGTTTACAGGCGGCGGCCCCGGCTGCGCTGGTAAAAGAAAACCGGGTGTTTATTGAAGATGGCGGCATCTGGAGCAGCGCCGGAATTACCGCCGGTATCGACCTCTCACTCCACTTGATTAACCGGCTATGTGGCGCGCGTCAGGCGCTGGCGGTGGCGCGTGAGATGGTGGTGTGGTTCCGGCGTTCCGGTGATGATCCGCAACTCTCGCCGTGGCTGCGCTATCGTAACCATCTGCACCCGGCGATTCACCGCGCGCAGGATGTGATGATTGCCCACCCTGAGTATGACTGGTCGCTGCCTGCGCTGGCGGAGCGTGCCCATGTCAGCGAGCGGCATCTGACGCGTCTGTTCCGCCAGCATCTGGGTATTAGCGTGCGCGAATACCACGAACAGCTGCGGCTGGTGATTGCCCGTCAGCGTCAGCAGCAGGGCGAAGCCGCAGAAAAAGCCGCGCTGGCGGCGGGCTTCTCCTCTGCCCGTCAGCTGCGTCGGGCGCTGCAACGCTGGGACGATCAGCTCACCAGGTGATGTTTATCTATCCGCTTCAACAATATCGCCAGCAGCAAACTGCCGATGAGCGTCACGCCAAATACCCACGGCAGGTCAAGCCATGGATGTGCCATATCGTCGTAATGATGGGTACGCAGGAAATGGATAAACAACGCATGAAAACCATAAATGGGTAGCGAATAGCGTGCAATGGTTCCCAGTAGCGGCAACGTGCGGCGATTGAGTGCGTTTTTGCACAGCACCAGCAGGCTTATCGCAGCGATAAATACCAGCGGTCCGCAGTAGAGATACCAGGTATCGTTGAACGCGCCGTTTATCAGCAACATCTGTTTGGTGCCGAGGGTGATGCCAATGACGCAGGCGATAAAACCCAGCGCCGCCAGTGGGGTGACTCCCGGTTTTTCCGTCTCCATACAGCCAATGGCCCGCCCCAGCAGCGCATACAGCAGGTAATAAATGCTGTCGCCGCTGACATACAAATTCACCGGCAGCCAGTGAAACGGCCCCACCGACTGGCTGACGGTGTTGGGATTCGCCAGCACCGCCAGTATCACAACTAACAACGCCACGTAGCGCGGCTGCACGGTTTTCACCTGTATCAGCGGAGAAAGCAGGTAGATGCCGATAATCGCAAAGAAAAACCACAGGTGATAGAACACCGGTTTTTGCAGCAGCTTCAGCAGTGAGCGACCTTCGCTGATCGGCGTCAGCCAGGTGATATAGGCCAGCGCCACCGCGCTGTAGAACAGCAGGCACAGTACGATACGTAGCATATGCCGACCCTGAGCGCTGCGTTCCCCAAAGAACAGATAACCTGAAATCATAAAGAACAGTGGCACGCAGACGCGTGATGCTGAATTGAGCACGTTAGCCACATCCCAGCTGATGCCGGTCACCGCCATCGGCCCGGTGATGTACCAGGTGGTGGTATGAATGACGATCACCATCAGGCAGGCGATGGCACGTAAGTTGTCGATCCAATTGATTTTTTGCGACATGACTTCCCCAGGTACACAACGTCCATGCCCGGAAGGGTAGTCAGTGGCTGGCGCGCCAACAACCTTTGGGCCTGGAATTCAGAGCCATCTGGTCGCCGGCGTGTTGTCAGGATTTCCGGCTGCACATTGCGCGGTCAAAGGGTATACTGTCGCACTCTTTTTTAATCCACCCGTATCGCGTGCGAATTCAACATGCAAAAGTTTGATACCAAGACCTTTCAGGGCCTGATCCTGACCTTGCAGGATTACTGGGCGCGTCAGGGCTGCACCATTGTCCAACCGCTGGACATGGAAGTGGGCGCTGGCACCTCTCACCCGATGACTTGCCTGCGCGCATTAGGCCCGGAGCCGATTGCCGCTGCTTATGTGCAGCCATCCCGCCGTCCTACCGATGGACGCTACGGTGAAAACCCGAACCGTTTACAGCACTACTATCAGTTCCAGGTGATCATCAAGCCCTCGCCGGACAACATTCAGGAGCTGTACCTTGGGTCGCTGAAAGAACTGGGTATTGATCCGACGGTGCACGACATTCGCTTCGTAGAAGATAACTGGGAAAACCCGACGCTGGGTGCCTGGGGTCTCGGCTGGGAAGTGTGGCTCAACGGCATGGAAGTGACGCAGTTTACTTACTTCCAGCAGGTGGGTGGCCTTGAGTGTAAGCCGGTGACCGGTGAGATCACTTACGGTCTGGAGCGTCTGGCGATGTATATCCAGAGCGTGGACAGCGTCTACGATCTGACCTGGAGCGACGGCCCGCTGGGCAAAACCACTTACGGTGATGTGTTCCATCAGAACGAAGTGGAACAGTCGACTTACAACTTCGAATACGCCGATGTGGATTTCCTCTTTACCTGCTTCGAGCAGTACGAGAAAGAAGCGCAGCATCTGCTGGCGCTGGAAAAACCGCTGCCGCTGCCTGCGTATGAGCGCATCCTGAAAGCCGCTCACAGCTTTAACCTGCTGGACGCGCGTAAGGCGATCTCGGTGACCGAACGTCAGCGTTACATTCTGCGCATCCGTACCCTGACCAAAGCCGTGGCTGAAGCCTACTACGCCTCGCGCGAGGCGATGGGCTTCCCGATGTGCAATAACAACAAGTAAGAGGCAGCCATGACCGATAAAACTTTCCTGGTGGAAATTGGCACCGAAGAGTTGCCTCCGAAAGCGCTGCGCAGCCTGGCGGAATCCTTTGCTGCGCATGTGACTGCGGAACTGGACGCTGCTGGCCTGGCGCACGGTGAAGTCAGCTGGTTTGCGGCTCCGCGTCGCCTGGCACTGAAAGTGGCCCAGCTGGCGGCGGCACAACCGGATCGCGAAGTTGAAAAACGTGGCCCGGCGATTGCGGCGGCTTTTGATGCTGACGGCAATGCCACCAAAGCGGCAGAAGGCTGGGCGCGTGGCAACGGTATCACCGTCGATCAGGCGGAGCGTCTGAACACCGATAAAGGCGAATGGCTGGTGTATCGCGCCCAGGTGAAAGGCGAAAGCGCTCAGGCGCTGCTGCCCGCCATGGTAGCGACCGCTCTGAGCAAGCTGCCGATCCCGAAACTGATGCGCTGGGGTGCCAGCGACGTGCAATTTGTGCGTCCGGTCCACACCGTGACACTGCTGCTGGGTGCGGAGCTGATTCCGGCTACTATCCTGGGCATTCAGTCTGACCGCGTGATTCGTGGTCATCGCTTTATGGGCGAGCCGGAAATCACCCTCGACAATGCCAATCAATACCCGCAGCTGCTGCTGGAACGCGGCAAGGTGATGGCGGATTACGAAGCGCGTAAAGCCCAGATCAAAGCGGATGCCGAAAAAGCGGCGCTGCAGCTGGGTGGCAATGCTGACCTGAGCGATAGCCTGCTGGAAGAAGTCACCTCGCTGGTGGAATGGCCGGTGGTGCTGACCGCCACCTTCGAAGAGAAATTCCTCGCGGTTCCGGCTGAAGCGCTGGTGTACACCATGAAAGGTGACCAGAAATACTTCCCGGTTTACGCTGACGACGGCAAACTGCTGCCGAACTTCATCTTTGTTGCCAACATCGAATCCAGCGATCCGCAGCAGATCATCTCCGGTAACGAGAAGGTGGTCCGTCCGCGTCTGGCTGATGCTGAATTCTTCTTTAACACCGACCGTAAAAAGCGTCTGGAAGATCATCTGCCGCGTCTGGAAACCGTGCTGTTCCAGAAAGAGCTGGGTACGCTGCGTGATAAAACCGACCGCATTCAGGCGCTGGCTGGCTGGATCGCCGCGCAGATCGGTGCCGATGTGAACCATGCAACCCGTGCTGGCCTGCTGTCCAAATGCGACCTGATGACCAACATGGTGTTTGAATTTACCGACACCCAGGGTGTGATGGGCATGCACTACGCGCGCCATGATGGCGAAGCGGAAGATGTGGCCGTGGCGCTGAACGAGCAGTATCAGCCGCGTTTTGCTGGTGATGATCTGCCGTCCAACCCGGTTGCCTGCGCCGTGGCGATTGCCGACAAAATGGATACCCTCGCGGGAATCTTCGGGATTGGTCAGCATCCGAAAGGCGATAAAGACCCGTTCGCACTGCGCCGTGCTGCGCTGGGCGTGCTGCGTATTATCGTCGAGAAGAACCTGCCGCTCGATCTGCAAACCCTGACGGAAGAAGCGGTGCGCCTCTACGGCAGCAAACTGAGCAACGCTAAGGTTGTGGATGATGTGATCGACTTTATGCTGGGCCGTTTCCGTACCTGGTATCAGGAAGAAGGCCACAGCGTTGACACCATTCAGGCGGTACTGGCTCGTCGCCCGACGCGTCCGGCAGATTTCGATGCACGTATGAAAGCGGTTTCGCACTTCCGTACTCTGGAAGCGGCGGCAACGCTGGCGGCTGCCAACAAGCGTGTTTCTAACATCCTGGCGAAATCAACCGAAACCCTGAACGACAGCGTGCAGGCTTCGCTGTTGAAAGAGAACGAAGAGATCAAGCTGGCGACCTTCGTCACGGTGCTCAGCAGCAAGCTGCAACCGTACTTCGCAGAAGGCCGTTATCAGGATGCGTTGATCGAACTGGCGCAGCTGCGCGAAGCGGTCGATAACTTCTTCGATAAAGTGATGGTGAATGCGGATGACCAGGCAGTGCGGATTAACCGTCTGACGCTGCTGGCTCAGCTGCGCGAGCTGTTCCTGCAAGTTGCGGATATTTCGCTGTTGCAGTAAGGCGCATATCTGGAAAAACCAAGGGGCGAGCAATCGCTCCTTTTTTTTAAATAAAAAGATTACTGAAGGTTATCGCAGTGGCATCTTGTGTATGGTGCAGTATGCGGCCGATAATAATTCTGGCTGGTTCAGTGCGATAGATAATAATGTGCTGACCGTAGGGCATTGAATAAACCTGCTTGCCCAATTCTG
This genomic stretch from Pantoea cypripedii harbors:
- a CDS encoding xylose ABC transporter ATP-binding protein, translated to MSMLLEMNHITKRFGAVKAVDDVSLRLEAGEVMSLCGENGSGKSTLMKILCGLYPHGDFDGSIHFAGDEIQAQTIRDTERKGIVIIHQELALVRQLTVMENIFLGAELGRYGMVDDETMTLRCQQLLERVKLNVSPDTRVGELGLGQQQLVEIARALNKQVRLLILDEPTSSLTEQETEVLLSIIKNLREHGIACIYISHKLNEVKAISDTICVIRDGQHIATRAAAGLSEDDIITMMVGRELTALYPHTPHDIGETILQVENLTAWHPVNRHIRRVNNVSFSLKRGEILGIAGLVGAGRTETVQCLFGVWPGRWQGDITLNGKKVHIRDCRDAIAHGIAMVPEDRKKDGIVPLMGVGKNITLAALDQFSQRLSTLDEALEQQAINDAIARLRVKTSSPELPIGRLSGGNQQKAILAKCLLLNPQILILDEPTRGIDVGARQEIYLLINALVQQGIAVIVISSELPEVLGLSDRVLVMHEGQIKADLINDNLTQEQVMEAALRSEHYA
- the xylF gene encoding D-xylose ABC transporter substrate-binding protein, encoding MNMKKTLLAVCAALALISHAGVAKEVKIGMAIDDLRLERWQKDRDIFVKQAETLGATVFVQSANGNEETQMSQIENMINRGVDVLVIIPYNGQVLSNVVAEAKREGIKVLAYDRMINNADIDFYISFDNEKVGELQAESIVQQVPKGNYFLMGGSPVDNNARLFRAGQMKVLKPYIDNGSIKVVGDQWVDAWLPENALKIMENALTANSNHIDAVVASNDATAGGAIQALSAQGLAGKVAISGQDADLAAIKRIMNGTQTMTVYKPITQLATEAAKIAVELGNGQTPASNGKLNNGLKDVPSRLLTPIPVNKSNIESTVVKDGFHKQSEL
- the xylA gene encoding xylose isomerase; this translates as MHAYFDQLDRVRYEGAATRNPLAFRHYNPDEVILGKTMAEHLRFAACYWHTFCWNGADMFGVGAFDRPWQKNGDALELAKQKADVAFEFFHKLNVPYYCFHDVDVSPEGDSLKSYRENFAVMTDKLLEKQQETGVKLLWGTANCFTHPRYGAGAATSPDPEIFAWAASQVCSAMQATQTLGGENYVLWGGREGYETLLNTDLRQEREQIGRFMQMVVDHKHKIGFQGMLLIEPKPQEPTKHQYDYDVATVYGFLKQFGLEKEIKVNVEANHATLAGHSFHHEIATAIALGIFGSVDANRGDIQCGWDTDQFPISVEENALVMYEIIKAGGFTTGGLNFDAKVRRQSTDKYDLFYGHIGAMDTMALALKVAARMVADGELDKRVAQRYSGWNGEFGQQILKGEFSLASLAEHAGQQQFNPQHRSGRQEQLENLVNHYLFDF
- the xylB gene encoding xylulokinase produces the protein MVIGIDLGTSGVKVALLDAQGQVVAVTSAPLQVSRPHPLWSEQDPESWWLATDQAMQALAQQHDLSGVQAIGLSGQMHGATLLDARFRVLRPAILWNDGRSAEQCRQLEQQVPESRTITGNLMMPGFTAPKLLWVQQHEPEIFAQVAKVLLPKDYLRWRLSGDFATDMSDAAGTLWLDVAKRDWSDKLLNACGLDRHQMPQLFEGNQVTGTLQPEIAQRWGMQPVPLVVGGGDNAAGAVGVGMVEPGQGMLSLGTSGVYFLVSDGYLSNPQRAVHSFCHALPQRWHLMSVILSAASCLDWAAKLTGCEDVPQLLSEAEQARSDVSPVWFLPYLSGERTPHNNPQAQGAFFGLTHQHGRPELARAVLEGVGFALAEGMDAVHECGVQPQTVMLIGGGARSAYWRQMLADISGLTLDYCHGGEVGPALGAARLAQLAVAPDSVLPMPELAQRHQPDAARHRAYQPQREVFARLYQQLQPLMS
- a CDS encoding GlxA family transcriptional regulator, with the protein product MPQPVFFLTLPGVMVLDLTGPAETFQLAGGHFVLHYIGPQTSVTCSTQMTISDIAPLPERLPADSLLVVPGVHDSRTCYDTPAAAIARDWLRLQQADIQAQRITLVCVCSGSLLAAQAGLLDGVQCTTHHDVLPRLQAAAPAALVKENRVFIEDGGIWSSAGITAGIDLSLHLINRLCGARQALAVAREMVVWFRRSGDDPQLSPWLRYRNHLHPAIHRAQDVMIAHPEYDWSLPALAERAHVSERHLTRLFRQHLGISVREYHEQLRLVIARQRQQQGEAAEKAALAAGFSSARQLRRALQRWDDQLTR
- a CDS encoding acyltransferase, which encodes MSQKINWIDNLRAIACLMVIVIHTTTWYITGPMAVTGISWDVANVLNSASRVCVPLFFMISGYLFFGERSAQGRHMLRIVLCLLFYSAVALAYITWLTPISEGRSLLKLLQKPVFYHLWFFFAIIGIYLLSPLIQVKTVQPRYVALLVVILAVLANPNTVSQSVGPFHWLPVNLYVSGDSIYYLLYALLGRAIGCMETEKPGVTPLAALGFIACVIGITLGTKQMLLINGAFNDTWYLYCGPLVFIAAISLLVLCKNALNRRTLPLLGTIARYSLPIYGFHALFIHFLRTHHYDDMAHPWLDLPWVFGVTLIGSLLLAILLKRIDKHHLVS
- the glyQ gene encoding glycine--tRNA ligase subunit alpha; its protein translation is MQKFDTKTFQGLILTLQDYWARQGCTIVQPLDMEVGAGTSHPMTCLRALGPEPIAAAYVQPSRRPTDGRYGENPNRLQHYYQFQVIIKPSPDNIQELYLGSLKELGIDPTVHDIRFVEDNWENPTLGAWGLGWEVWLNGMEVTQFTYFQQVGGLECKPVTGEITYGLERLAMYIQSVDSVYDLTWSDGPLGKTTYGDVFHQNEVEQSTYNFEYADVDFLFTCFEQYEKEAQHLLALEKPLPLPAYERILKAAHSFNLLDARKAISVTERQRYILRIRTLTKAVAEAYYASREAMGFPMCNNNK
- the glyS gene encoding glycine--tRNA ligase subunit beta; this translates as MTDKTFLVEIGTEELPPKALRSLAESFAAHVTAELDAAGLAHGEVSWFAAPRRLALKVAQLAAAQPDREVEKRGPAIAAAFDADGNATKAAEGWARGNGITVDQAERLNTDKGEWLVYRAQVKGESAQALLPAMVATALSKLPIPKLMRWGASDVQFVRPVHTVTLLLGAELIPATILGIQSDRVIRGHRFMGEPEITLDNANQYPQLLLERGKVMADYEARKAQIKADAEKAALQLGGNADLSDSLLEEVTSLVEWPVVLTATFEEKFLAVPAEALVYTMKGDQKYFPVYADDGKLLPNFIFVANIESSDPQQIISGNEKVVRPRLADAEFFFNTDRKKRLEDHLPRLETVLFQKELGTLRDKTDRIQALAGWIAAQIGADVNHATRAGLLSKCDLMTNMVFEFTDTQGVMGMHYARHDGEAEDVAVALNEQYQPRFAGDDLPSNPVACAVAIADKMDTLAGIFGIGQHPKGDKDPFALRRAALGVLRIIVEKNLPLDLQTLTEEAVRLYGSKLSNAKVVDDVIDFMLGRFRTWYQEEGHSVDTIQAVLARRPTRPADFDARMKAVSHFRTLEAAATLAAANKRVSNILAKSTETLNDSVQASLLKENEEIKLATFVTVLSSKLQPYFAEGRYQDALIELAQLREAVDNFFDKVMVNADDQAVRINRLTLLAQLRELFLQVADISLLQ